A window of the Schlesneria paludicola DSM 18645 genome harbors these coding sequences:
- a CDS encoding ATP-dependent Clp protease adaptor ClpS yields MINDTQSKEGSVQPVHETVVTTSKPSSQPASSKPQAKRQPQYAVIVLNDEFHTFDYVAEALTRICGHSLERSYRLADEIHNTGLAAVWKGSLEVAELKRDQLLDFGPQISSSRTVTFPLCCYIEPLP; encoded by the coding sequence ATGATCAACGACACCCAATCCAAGGAAGGCAGTGTTCAGCCGGTGCATGAAACCGTCGTGACCACGTCGAAACCCTCTTCCCAACCTGCCTCAAGCAAACCTCAGGCCAAACGGCAGCCCCAGTACGCTGTCATCGTGCTCAACGATGAATTTCACACCTTTGACTACGTGGCCGAGGCTTTGACGCGGATTTGTGGACATTCTCTGGAACGGTCCTATCGTCTGGCCGACGAAATTCATAACACGGGCCTTGCCGCCGTATGGAAAGGATCGTTGGAAGTCGCCGAGCTCAAACGCGATCAATTGCTGGATTTCGGTCCCCAGATAAGTTCGTCACGTACGGTTACGTTTCCCCTCTGTTGTTACATTGAGCCGCTGCCTTAG
- the lexA gene encoding transcriptional repressor LexA encodes MTKPTLTSRQQEIYDFLREKIVTRGYGPTVREIGTQFEIKSPNGVMCHLKALEKKGMISRESHMSRAIQLSNPPHPLTELPFAGQLTIGEVFPAGNPEDRLDFSGLFSSTDHCCLRIRGTGLQEDHIVEGDTLVLHRQPTFRDGDLAVVVYEDGSTGVKRLYQESHRIRLESARKTDAPQFVNRIVVIGIVVGVIRQY; translated from the coding sequence ATGACCAAACCAACGCTGACTTCCCGTCAACAAGAGATCTATGATTTCTTGCGCGAGAAGATTGTGACTCGCGGTTACGGACCAACTGTCCGCGAGATTGGAACGCAGTTTGAAATCAAGTCTCCGAATGGGGTGATGTGTCACCTGAAGGCGCTTGAGAAGAAGGGGATGATCTCGCGTGAATCGCACATGTCACGCGCCATTCAACTCTCCAATCCTCCTCATCCGCTGACCGAGTTGCCCTTCGCCGGACAACTGACGATTGGTGAGGTCTTTCCCGCGGGCAATCCTGAAGATCGCTTGGACTTCAGTGGATTGTTCAGCTCGACCGATCACTGCTGTCTGCGGATTCGGGGAACCGGCCTGCAAGAAGATCACATCGTCGAGGGCGATACGCTGGTGCTACATCGCCAGCCGACGTTCCGAGATGGTGATCTGGCCGTGGTGGTTTACGAAGACGGTTCGACAGGTGTGAAACGCCTGTATCAGGAAAGCCACCGGATTCGGCTTGAATCGGCTCGCAAGACCGATGCGCCGCAGTTCGTCAATCGAATTGTGGTGATCGGAATTGTCGTGGGCGTCATCCGACAATACTGA
- the floA gene encoding flotillin-like protein FloA (flotillin-like protein involved in membrane lipid rafts), with protein MPALLLAQSQVMTTFIIIAFFGIIGLIFFAIFARFISLYIQCLATGADISLGHLLMMSIRKVNPAVIVRAKIIAVQAGLTEVYQVSTRDLESHYLAGGNVPNVIRALVAANRANIDLDWQTAQAIDLAGRDILEAVRTSVYPKVIDCPDTRKGQMTLDAVAGDGIVLKARARVTVRTNIHQLIGGATEETIVARVGQGIVQAIGSTESYKLVLENPEMISQTVLNQGLEAQTAFEIVSIDIADIDVGENIGARLSADQAEADMRVAQAKAEQRRADFTAREQEMVAHVQENRAKVVLSEAEVPVAIADGFRKGTLGLMDYFELKNVQADTQMRNTIAGPSISK; from the coding sequence ATGCCTGCATTGCTGCTCGCTCAATCTCAAGTCATGACGACATTTATCATCATCGCCTTTTTCGGCATTATTGGGTTGATTTTCTTCGCGATCTTCGCGCGTTTCATCAGCCTGTATATTCAGTGCCTGGCGACGGGAGCGGACATTTCGCTGGGGCATCTGTTGATGATGTCGATTCGAAAGGTCAATCCGGCGGTGATCGTCCGGGCGAAGATCATCGCGGTGCAGGCAGGGCTGACCGAAGTCTATCAAGTCAGTACGCGCGATTTGGAATCGCACTATCTTGCGGGTGGAAATGTTCCGAATGTGATTCGCGCACTCGTGGCGGCCAATCGTGCCAACATCGACCTCGACTGGCAGACCGCTCAAGCAATTGATCTGGCGGGGCGCGACATCCTGGAAGCGGTTCGAACCAGTGTTTATCCCAAAGTGATCGACTGCCCGGATACTCGTAAGGGCCAGATGACGCTGGACGCCGTTGCGGGCGATGGAATCGTGCTCAAGGCGCGGGCCCGCGTGACCGTTCGGACGAACATCCATCAGTTGATTGGCGGTGCGACAGAAGAAACGATTGTCGCACGCGTGGGGCAAGGGATTGTGCAGGCAATCGGGTCGACAGAATCGTACAAGCTGGTGCTTGAAAACCCCGAGATGATCTCACAGACCGTGTTGAATCAGGGGTTGGAAGCGCAAACCGCGTTTGAGATCGTTTCGATTGATATCGCCGATATTGATGTGGGCGAGAATATCGGAGCACGTCTTTCGGCGGATCAGGCCGAGGCCGACATGCGGGTTGCACAGGCGAAGGCCGAACAGCGTCGAGCGGATTTCACGGCCCGCGAACAAGAGATGGTGGCGCACGTTCAAGAAAATCGCGCGAAAGTCGTGCTCTCGGAAGCGGAAGTTCCGGTTGCGATCGCCGATGGATTCCGAAAAGGGACGCTTGGACTGATGGACTACTTTGAGTTGAAAAACGTGCAGGCCGATACACAAATGAGAAACACGATTGCGGGACCGAGTATCTCGAAGTGA
- a CDS encoding excinuclease ABC subunit UvrA, protein MAPPLASRAVAVRQIELRGVRVHNLKSLDLDIPLNQFVVVTGVSGSGKTSLAFDTVLAEGQRRYIESFSVSARRHLERIERPDADRIAHVPVAIPVRGDRRRGGRTDPRTSLAMLADVLDGLSLLYTRKGQIICPGCGREIRAKAPADLVAAVETLGEGTRCQLGFVPPDVVPPETAAGWLARGFSRAIWEGVTHDLSVSTAWPESAEKRLIVDRFIAGKSSAARIVESAETAFREGEGRCWLFVEARESPSGESQIIDGRHWEMLVFSRRLECDACQRTFLPLEPRLFNPLSTGACLNCRGTGQLVGEDGSESVTCSACSGSRLRDEARAVRVGDHFLPDLLCMTADQILSFLIRLNDADPQGHHQSAERIRGDLMQRLTVIASLGLNYLTLGRAADSLSCGEVCRATLAAVLGARVTGALVVIDEPSAGLTPEEIPCVVQALRQLQSLRNSVLVVDHAIALVEASDHVIELGPGAGPTGGSIVYQGPPLPLATSAATGSRETRPPKQAATELQIAASGRERQKSRKAKSNALCLRNIEHHTLRQIDIEFPLGQLCVVTGRSGCGKTSLVVQVLYPAICRRLGQSCDVFPQGTCDLTGGDNLIDVALVDQSPLTKSSRSNPASWLNVFDEIRQTFASTKDAKQRGFTGQQFSFNSAQGGRCRSCLGTGLLKLDMQFLPDVTMNCPECGGTRYRPEILEVQYRGRSIADVLAMSVAEAAVFFRSQPRIQSRIQFLQQIGLDYLVLGQPSDSLSGGEAQRLKLASRLLVPHRGASLILCDEPTLGLHARDVERLLVCFRELLASGHSVIVADTSPELIASADAVLDLGRFGSKG, encoded by the coding sequence ATGGCACCTCCACTTGCTTCCCGTGCTGTTGCCGTTCGTCAGATCGAACTGCGGGGCGTGCGTGTCCATAATCTGAAGAGTCTCGATCTCGATATTCCGCTGAATCAATTCGTTGTCGTCACGGGAGTCAGCGGTTCGGGCAAGACCAGTCTGGCCTTTGATACAGTCCTCGCAGAGGGGCAGCGTCGGTATATCGAGAGCTTCTCGGTGTCCGCACGTCGGCATCTAGAACGGATCGAGCGACCGGATGCCGATCGCATCGCGCATGTTCCCGTGGCGATCCCCGTTCGTGGCGATCGTCGGCGTGGCGGGCGAACTGATCCGCGGACGTCACTTGCAATGCTGGCGGATGTGCTGGACGGGCTGAGTCTGCTTTATACACGGAAGGGGCAGATCATCTGTCCTGGGTGTGGCCGTGAAATCCGTGCAAAGGCGCCCGCCGATCTTGTCGCCGCGGTTGAAACACTCGGTGAGGGAACACGGTGCCAGCTTGGATTTGTGCCGCCCGATGTCGTACCGCCTGAAACGGCTGCAGGGTGGCTGGCTCGAGGATTTTCACGCGCGATCTGGGAAGGAGTGACGCACGACCTCAGCGTGTCGACGGCCTGGCCTGAATCCGCTGAAAAACGTCTGATCGTCGATCGCTTCATTGCCGGCAAATCTTCTGCCGCTCGAATTGTCGAGAGCGCTGAAACGGCGTTTCGCGAAGGAGAAGGACGATGCTGGTTGTTCGTTGAAGCACGGGAATCGCCTTCAGGTGAATCGCAGATCATTGATGGCCGACATTGGGAGATGCTTGTCTTCAGCCGTCGTCTGGAGTGTGACGCGTGCCAGCGCACCTTCTTGCCGCTCGAACCACGATTGTTCAATCCACTGTCGACTGGGGCATGTCTGAATTGCCGGGGGACAGGGCAATTGGTGGGTGAGGATGGATCGGAGTCCGTAACATGTTCTGCGTGTTCGGGATCGCGACTTCGAGATGAGGCCCGCGCCGTTCGAGTGGGAGATCACTTTCTTCCCGACCTATTGTGCATGACGGCCGATCAGATTTTAAGCTTCTTGATTCGATTGAACGACGCTGATCCACAGGGGCATCATCAGTCGGCCGAGCGAATTCGCGGCGATCTCATGCAGCGATTGACGGTGATCGCAAGCCTTGGTCTCAACTATCTGACACTCGGTCGGGCCGCGGATTCGTTATCCTGCGGCGAAGTCTGTCGGGCAACCCTCGCGGCCGTCCTGGGAGCACGCGTCACTGGCGCTTTGGTCGTAATCGATGAGCCAAGTGCCGGGCTCACTCCAGAAGAAATTCCATGCGTGGTCCAGGCGCTTCGTCAGCTTCAGTCTTTGCGCAACAGTGTGCTTGTGGTCGATCATGCAATCGCACTCGTCGAGGCGTCAGATCATGTGATCGAGTTGGGGCCCGGTGCCGGGCCAACTGGCGGATCGATCGTCTATCAGGGCCCTCCGCTCCCCTTGGCGACCTCCGCTGCGACGGGATCGAGAGAGACCCGCCCCCCAAAGCAGGCGGCGACGGAGTTGCAGATCGCGGCCTCTGGCAGAGAGCGGCAGAAGTCGCGGAAAGCGAAGTCCAACGCGCTTTGCCTGCGAAACATCGAGCATCACACGTTACGTCAAATCGATATTGAGTTTCCATTGGGGCAATTGTGCGTCGTGACGGGACGCAGCGGCTGCGGAAAAACCTCACTTGTCGTACAGGTGCTCTACCCTGCGATCTGTCGAAGACTGGGTCAATCCTGTGATGTCTTTCCGCAGGGGACGTGTGATCTGACGGGTGGTGACAACCTGATCGACGTGGCGCTCGTCGATCAATCACCATTGACGAAATCGTCGCGCAGCAATCCTGCGTCCTGGCTGAACGTGTTTGATGAAATCCGTCAGACGTTTGCCTCAACGAAAGACGCCAAGCAACGAGGCTTCACCGGCCAGCAGTTTAGTTTCAATTCCGCGCAGGGCGGGCGATGTCGTAGTTGTTTGGGGACAGGGCTGTTGAAGCTCGACATGCAATTCTTGCCCGACGTCACGATGAATTGTCCAGAATGCGGTGGAACGCGCTACCGACCAGAGATTCTTGAGGTCCAATACCGCGGTCGGTCGATTGCGGACGTGCTGGCGATGAGTGTTGCCGAGGCGGCGGTATTCTTTCGCAGCCAGCCGCGCATTCAAAGTCGGATCCAGTTCTTGCAACAGATCGGGCTGGACTATCTGGTGCTCGGCCAGCCTTCCGATTCGCTCTCTGGGGGCGAGGCCCAGCGCTTGAAGTTGGCGTCGAGGTTGCTGGTTCCGCATCGAGGGGCCTCATTGATCCTCTGTGATGAGCCGACGTTGGGGCTGCACGCACGTGACGTCGAACGCTTGCTTGTCTGCTTCCGTGAGCTGCTGGCCAGCGGACATTCCGTGATCGTGGCGGACACATCGCCGGAATTGATCGCCTCCGCTGACGCCGTATTGGATCTGGGGCGGTTCGGTTCGAAGGGTTAA
- a CDS encoding M16 family metallopeptidase, with amino-acid sequence MIGHEIHHKTLSNGLTVLVETMPAVRSAAFTLLIPAGSAFDPAGQNGTASALADWITRGTGSMSSRELLSAFDRLGIQAHESASLNHLVISGACLSENLPAALRLYGEVIRHPLFNEDDFEAVMAGVEQSLLVIEDEPRQKVMFELVRRCFPSPWGKPAEGTLEDLEQITPDAVRQQFRRCVRPQGAILGIAGNVTLEELAPILDEAFGDWSGANEIVLKTGARGVYRDHLSHESTQTHIGVSYPAVPYGADDYYQAWAAVNVLSGGMSSRLFTEVREKRALCYSVYASLNSIKSEGQVLCYAGTTSERAQETLDVLLRELVRLGEGIEEEELARCKARAKSSLIMAQESTGGRAGSLARNWFYLGRIVTMEEVRAKIEALTTQTVLDYVKAHPAQDFTVLTIGPEPLVS; translated from the coding sequence ATGATCGGACATGAAATTCATCACAAGACACTCAGCAATGGGCTGACCGTGCTTGTTGAAACGATGCCTGCCGTGCGTTCGGCGGCATTCACGCTACTAATTCCCGCCGGAAGTGCCTTTGATCCTGCGGGGCAAAACGGTACCGCTAGTGCGCTGGCAGATTGGATTACGCGCGGGACGGGATCGATGTCCAGCCGTGAGCTGCTTTCTGCGTTCGATCGGCTTGGGATTCAGGCGCACGAATCGGCATCTCTCAATCATCTGGTGATCAGTGGGGCGTGCCTGTCCGAGAATCTTCCCGCAGCGCTGCGACTCTACGGAGAAGTGATCCGTCATCCGTTGTTCAACGAGGATGACTTCGAAGCCGTGATGGCGGGGGTTGAGCAGTCATTGCTGGTGATCGAGGATGAACCTCGTCAGAAAGTGATGTTTGAACTGGTTCGGCGTTGCTTTCCATCACCATGGGGCAAACCGGCCGAGGGGACGCTCGAGGATTTGGAGCAGATTACTCCTGATGCCGTGCGCCAGCAGTTTCGGCGTTGCGTTCGCCCACAAGGCGCAATCCTCGGCATCGCTGGCAATGTGACGCTTGAGGAATTGGCGCCGATTCTGGACGAGGCGTTCGGAGATTGGAGTGGCGCCAACGAGATCGTATTGAAGACGGGCGCTCGTGGTGTTTATCGCGATCACCTTTCGCATGAATCGACGCAAACCCATATCGGCGTCAGCTATCCCGCGGTTCCCTACGGTGCAGATGATTACTATCAGGCATGGGCCGCGGTGAATGTTTTGAGCGGTGGCATGAGCAGCCGCCTGTTCACCGAAGTTCGAGAGAAGCGCGCTTTGTGTTATTCGGTGTATGCCTCGCTGAATTCCATCAAGTCGGAAGGGCAGGTACTTTGTTATGCGGGGACGACGTCCGAGCGTGCGCAGGAAACGCTGGATGTGTTGCTGCGTGAGCTTGTTCGACTGGGTGAGGGGATCGAAGAGGAGGAACTTGCTCGGTGCAAAGCACGCGCAAAAAGTTCGCTGATCATGGCACAGGAATCGACTGGTGGACGCGCAGGATCACTTGCCCGGAACTGGTTCTATCTCGGACGCATCGTCACAATGGAAGAGGTCCGTGCCAAGATTGAAGCTCTGACCACGCAGACGGTGCTGGACTACGTGAAGGCGCATCCCGCTCAGGATTTCACGGTGCTGACGATCGGTCCCGAGCCACTCGTCAGTTGA
- a CDS encoding DUF3050 domain-containing protein, with protein MPSTTSTIPESGNHADLPTLRVALIDHPLYDAVQTVDNLRLFMREHVFAVWDFMSLLKRLQQVVTCCNVPWMPPADASLARFINQIVVGEECDEDGRGGFASHFELYLSAMDEIQADTQPIRDFLTQIRHGAPAEQALQKVNILDSTREFVRLTLRLTHQGQPHEVAAAFFYGREDVIPDMFSRLVKTLTQCGFGVERLVHYLERHIELDANDHGPLAQKLVRSLCASNAVREREAEQAARAAILQRMALWEGILKSIPSS; from the coding sequence ATGCCCTCGACCACGTCGACAATTCCTGAATCGGGCAACCACGCGGATCTGCCAACCTTACGAGTGGCACTGATCGATCATCCGCTTTACGACGCGGTTCAGACCGTTGACAACTTGCGTCTGTTCATGCGTGAGCATGTCTTCGCGGTTTGGGATTTCATGTCGCTATTGAAGCGATTGCAGCAAGTGGTGACCTGCTGCAATGTCCCCTGGATGCCCCCCGCCGATGCTTCGCTCGCCCGCTTCATCAATCAAATCGTCGTGGGCGAAGAATGCGACGAAGACGGGCGCGGCGGTTTTGCCAGCCACTTCGAACTGTACCTTTCGGCGATGGACGAAATTCAGGCGGACACCCAGCCCATTCGAGATTTCTTGACTCAAATCCGCCATGGAGCCCCGGCAGAGCAGGCATTACAAAAGGTGAACATCCTCGATTCGACCCGCGAGTTCGTTAGATTGACGCTACGACTGACGCATCAAGGCCAGCCGCATGAAGTCGCGGCCGCCTTTTTCTATGGTCGCGAGGACGTGATTCCCGACATGTTTTCGCGGCTTGTGAAGACCCTGACGCAATGTGGGTTCGGCGTCGAGCGGCTGGTTCACTACCTCGAGCGTCACATTGAATTGGATGCCAACGACCACGGTCCCCTCGCCCAGAAATTGGTACGATCGCTGTGTGCGAGCAACGCTGTGCGAGAACGTGAGGCCGAACAGGCAGCACGGGCGGCGATCTTGCAACGGATGGCACTCTGGGAAGGCATCTTGAAATCGATTCCGAGTTCGTGA
- a CDS encoding glycosyltransferase family 4 protein, giving the protein MSEIELSILLFSGPFTVRGSCAYSLRLAERLPLNGIRSSLVCPDARQVEPERRRELHISEFSHLNWPVWGGVVMRMMRRQFQLDPPDLIHIQARNAARQGMWLARKLKRPFILTVHDYLQPHERLIIDRRWCRRIIAVSEAVKTDLHERTGLPDDFISVIHSGVDAVESCDETSVLELNRVPVVGTAGPLEAVKGFPYFLGAAARVLATGRDVEFVIAGAGPEESNLRRLACELKIQDHVTFVPNLLEFDDALEAMDIFCLPSLQQGIGTIMLQAMAMGRPVIATRVGGVYRVVRDAETGLLIPPANSEALATRIIDLLDDPVEARRIGRAAREEVMKEFNVDQMVSKTVALYHEILSAELDENSSRSLSLSGGLLK; this is encoded by the coding sequence ATGTCAGAGATTGAGCTCTCGATTCTGCTTTTCTCAGGCCCGTTTACCGTTCGCGGAAGCTGTGCCTACTCATTGCGGCTGGCCGAGCGTTTGCCGTTGAATGGCATCCGCAGCAGTTTGGTTTGCCCTGATGCGCGACAGGTCGAGCCGGAACGGCGCAGGGAACTTCACATCAGTGAATTCTCACATCTGAATTGGCCGGTTTGGGGCGGAGTGGTGATGCGCATGATGCGACGCCAGTTTCAGCTCGACCCGCCGGATTTGATCCATATCCAGGCGCGGAACGCCGCGCGGCAGGGGATGTGGCTCGCCAGGAAGCTGAAACGTCCTTTCATCCTGACGGTGCACGACTATCTGCAACCACACGAGCGATTGATCATCGATCGGCGTTGGTGTCGACGGATTATTGCCGTCAGTGAAGCGGTCAAAACAGACTTACACGAGCGCACCGGTCTGCCGGACGATTTCATCTCGGTGATTCATAGCGGCGTCGATGCTGTGGAGTCGTGCGATGAAACCAGCGTGCTCGAACTGAATCGTGTGCCGGTCGTGGGGACCGCCGGACCGCTTGAAGCCGTCAAAGGCTTTCCCTACTTCTTGGGGGCCGCCGCGCGAGTTCTCGCCACCGGGCGAGACGTGGAGTTCGTGATTGCCGGGGCCGGGCCAGAGGAATCAAATCTCAGGCGACTGGCGTGCGAGCTGAAAATTCAAGACCACGTGACGTTCGTGCCAAATCTGCTCGAGTTTGACGACGCGCTGGAAGCGATGGATATCTTCTGCTTGCCTTCGCTGCAGCAGGGGATCGGCACAATTATGCTCCAGGCCATGGCAATGGGGCGGCCCGTCATCGCGACACGCGTAGGAGGGGTGTACCGAGTTGTCCGCGATGCCGAAACGGGGTTATTGATTCCTCCCGCGAACAGCGAAGCACTGGCAACGCGGATCATCGATCTTTTGGACGATCCTGTTGAGGCGCGACGAATTGGCCGTGCCGCACGCGAAGAGGTCATGAAAGAGTTCAACGTCGATCAGATGGTGTCCAAGACGGTCGCTCTATATCACGAGATTCTTTCTGCGGAACTCGACGAGAATTCATCGCGTTCGTTGTCGTTGAGTGGCGGTCTGTTGAAGTAG
- the rlmN gene encoding 23S rRNA (adenine(2503)-C(2))-methyltransferase RlmN, whose product MANPTISTETTSKRRVYELDLGGLSAWCESQGFPKYRAEQIRRWIFGHRVDDFSAMHDIPAALRAALTAEFSLFPARVANHQVANDRTEKLLLELGDGQLIECVLMRETDRRTICISTQVGCAMGCVFCASGMLGLKRNLTTGEILEQILRLDRLLAKGEQITNVVVMGIGEPLANLKSLVPALDTLNEKGGLGIGARRITISTVGLPEKIRELAKLGKQYNLAVSLHAPNDELRNRLVPVNDKIGIDAILAAADEYFEITGRRVTYEYVLLSGVNDEPFHARQLAKRLQSRIAHVNLIPMNGVTELEFVAPTAPRTDEFVQVLESFGIPATVRKRKGADIDAACGQLRLAKEREKTPS is encoded by the coding sequence ATGGCGAACCCAACTATTTCGACCGAGACAACCTCAAAACGACGCGTTTACGAACTCGATCTCGGGGGCTTGAGCGCCTGGTGTGAGTCACAGGGATTTCCCAAATATCGCGCCGAGCAAATTCGTCGCTGGATCTTCGGACATCGCGTCGACGACTTTTCCGCGATGCACGACATTCCCGCGGCGCTGCGAGCAGCACTGACAGCCGAGTTCTCACTATTTCCAGCGCGCGTGGCGAATCACCAAGTTGCAAACGACCGAACCGAGAAGCTGCTACTGGAACTCGGCGATGGGCAACTGATCGAATGCGTGCTGATGCGCGAGACCGATCGGCGAACCATCTGCATCTCGACCCAGGTCGGCTGCGCCATGGGCTGCGTTTTCTGCGCCAGCGGAATGCTCGGCCTGAAACGAAACCTGACGACGGGGGAAATCCTCGAACAGATCTTGCGTTTGGATCGCCTGCTGGCGAAAGGTGAACAGATCACAAATGTCGTCGTGATGGGAATTGGCGAGCCACTCGCCAATCTCAAATCGCTGGTTCCGGCGCTCGATACGTTGAACGAAAAAGGTGGACTGGGAATTGGTGCGCGCCGCATCACCATCTCGACGGTCGGACTTCCAGAAAAGATTCGCGAGTTGGCGAAACTCGGTAAACAATACAATCTGGCCGTCTCGCTACACGCCCCCAACGACGAATTGCGGAACCGCCTGGTGCCCGTCAACGACAAGATCGGCATCGATGCAATTCTGGCGGCAGCGGACGAGTACTTCGAGATCACCGGCCGGCGCGTCACGTACGAATACGTGCTGCTTTCGGGTGTGAACGATGAACCGTTCCACGCTCGACAACTTGCCAAACGGCTGCAGTCACGCATCGCACACGTGAATCTGATTCCCATGAACGGCGTGACCGAGCTTGAGTTTGTCGCCCCGACCGCCCCCCGCACCGATGAGTTCGTCCAAGTCTTGGAATCCTTCGGCATCCCCGCTACCGTCAGGAAACGCAAGGGCGCCGACATCGACGCTGCTTGCGGACAACTTCGACTGGCGAAAGAGCGTGAAAAAACTCCGTCCTGA
- a CDS encoding 3-oxoacyl-ACP synthase III: MKYSRVYIDAIGYELAPVVVTSAEIEARLEPLYQKLKIPNGQLAAWTGINERRWWPAGHRLSDGATEAARRALEHSNVAAEDIGVLIYAGVCREQFEPATACSVAANLTISPDASVFDVSNACLGVLNGMVDIANRIELGQIRAGIVVSCETAREIIDYSIQRLLEDMTMEAFTTSLATLTGGSGAVAVLLTDGSFSRERSHRLLGGVTKAAPEHHALCRWGFESLLPAAISKVDAILPPSVTHTKFGSLLPSLVQEKFTGMLPARLSHAFTQFMQTDSISVLKHGVDLGMSTWRSFLTKIGFSPEQIDKVICHQVGKGHREQVLSALGISQDKDFCTYPYLGNIGTVSLPLTAAIADERGFLNKGDRVGFLGIGSGLNCLMLAIDW, encoded by the coding sequence ATGAAATACTCGCGCGTTTATATCGATGCCATTGGTTACGAACTTGCTCCAGTCGTTGTCACATCCGCGGAAATTGAAGCGCGCCTGGAACCGCTCTACCAAAAGCTGAAGATCCCCAACGGACAGCTTGCGGCTTGGACGGGGATCAATGAACGGCGTTGGTGGCCTGCGGGGCATCGGCTGAGCGACGGCGCGACGGAGGCGGCACGTCGGGCGCTGGAGCACTCCAATGTCGCGGCAGAGGATATTGGAGTCTTGATCTATGCAGGCGTCTGCCGCGAACAATTCGAACCCGCAACAGCCTGCAGTGTCGCCGCCAATTTGACGATCAGCCCCGATGCGTCGGTCTTCGACGTCAGCAACGCCTGCCTGGGCGTATTGAATGGGATGGTCGATATTGCGAATCGCATCGAGTTGGGCCAGATTCGAGCAGGGATCGTTGTTTCCTGCGAAACAGCGCGTGAGATCATCGACTATTCGATTCAGCGTCTGCTGGAAGACATGACAATGGAAGCGTTCACGACATCCCTGGCCACCTTGACGGGTGGGTCGGGCGCTGTCGCGGTTCTGCTGACAGACGGATCATTTTCGCGCGAACGCTCACACCGATTGCTGGGTGGCGTGACCAAGGCGGCACCCGAACATCATGCGTTGTGCCGCTGGGGATTTGAATCGCTTCTGCCTGCCGCGATCAGCAAAGTTGACGCGATCCTGCCACCGTCCGTGACACACACCAAATTTGGCAGCCTGCTACCCAGTTTGGTTCAGGAGAAATTCACCGGGATGCTGCCAGCCCGCCTTTCGCACGCCTTCACGCAATTTATGCAGACCGATTCCATTAGCGTGCTGAAACACGGCGTGGATCTCGGAATGAGTACCTGGCGGTCATTTCTGACGAAGATCGGATTCTCGCCTGAACAGATCGACAAGGTCATTTGCCATCAAGTCGGCAAAGGCCACCGCGAACAGGTGTTGAGTGCCCTAGGAATCTCGCAAGATAAGGATTTTTGCACGTACCCGTACCTGGGCAACATCGGCACCGTGTCTTTGCCACTGACCGCCGCGATCGCGGACGAACGCGGATTTCTCAACAAGGGTGACCGCGTTGGATTTCTGGGGATTGGCAGCGGGCTGAACTGCCTGATGCTTGCCATCGACTGGTGA